From the Bacteroidia bacterium genome, one window contains:
- a CDS encoding choice-of-anchor D domain-containing protein, whose product MITRRMGLLATLLVLAPYMAAYGQWISDAASNNAICREGNYQRSPRLVSDGKGGAIICWADERAAAGVIKVYAQRIDKDGIVRWPVNGVVISPALSKQLKPEIIADGAGGAIIVWTDTRNINTDIFAQRIDSSGNVLWTAEGVPVATGSSEQMDPQLASDGQQGAIVTWSAHTNTAQDGHIFAQRIDSNGNQLWSPELTLSFSDQFESRPSIASDGNGGAYIAWVFYNNAAYDVYMQRVTSGGAQMWTNGGVGIAIDGGPQDSPMLVADGTGKAFLAYYDWNSGSRPTLHVAVVNPDSTKAASLRVTSSSGGQTNPQLSNIGPGLLGIAWEDGRVSGKTRAYAQIIDNTGKKSWAADGVAVTNRAGSHATPFVIPDGNGGIIVSWEDQTTSIIESDIFAQRISSAGALLWSNAGVAVGTAGRMQTYPWMCSDGAGGAIIAWEDYRLSFSNPDIYASRILADGSFPLEAPTLALSSRMVDFGTVSVGFSSTRNITLTNTGDLPLNIASITSSHPQFTMTPDNTTIPPNGDVEAVLRFVPTSKGTLNGAIVVESNSIHSPDTIFVTGKATATPAIEVDKRSWNFGSVPIGTRKSTVLNISNPGNDTLVISSITASNPVFTVAIASHVLLPGAAFSDTVYFSPTVPGPASGELTVTSNAPTSPTLVSLSGTGSEATVVTLTIDPGAITFGDVDLGSHRDTTVTITNTGNDTLRISAFTCSDSRFTLESPLAHIAPSATRDFTLRFTPDMIGPVSSVFIVTSNAVSAADSIVVQGTGKEVVSVRPTHELPGAFALHPNVPNPFTSVTSIPYELGIFAPVRLTVHDALGRVTAVLVDEAKGPGVYSAQWSPAQAVPGVYFLVLRVGTEVRCQRMLYMR is encoded by the coding sequence AGCGATCACCGCGGCTCGTGAGCGACGGGAAGGGTGGAGCCATCATCTGCTGGGCCGATGAACGGGCCGCGGCGGGTGTGATCAAGGTGTACGCGCAACGCATCGACAAGGATGGCATCGTGCGATGGCCAGTGAACGGAGTTGTCATAAGTCCCGCCCTCTCCAAGCAACTCAAGCCGGAAATCATCGCGGATGGCGCCGGTGGTGCGATCATCGTCTGGACAGACACCAGAAATATCAACACGGATATATTCGCTCAGCGAATCGATTCATCAGGGAATGTCCTGTGGACCGCAGAAGGTGTTCCTGTGGCGACCGGCAGCAGCGAGCAGATGGATCCTCAACTCGCAAGCGATGGGCAGCAGGGCGCCATAGTCACCTGGAGCGCCCATACCAATACTGCGCAGGACGGACACATCTTTGCACAGAGGATAGACAGTAACGGTAACCAGCTGTGGAGTCCGGAGCTGACCCTCAGCTTTTCCGACCAGTTCGAGAGCAGACCGAGCATCGCAAGTGACGGCAACGGTGGAGCGTACATCGCGTGGGTGTTTTACAATAACGCGGCATACGACGTGTACATGCAGCGGGTAACTTCCGGTGGTGCGCAAATGTGGACTAACGGTGGCGTTGGTATCGCGATCGACGGTGGTCCGCAGGATTCCCCCATGCTCGTCGCCGATGGCACGGGTAAAGCGTTTCTGGCCTATTATGATTGGAATTCCGGATCACGACCAACGCTGCATGTCGCGGTTGTAAATCCCGATAGCACGAAAGCGGCATCGCTGCGCGTGACGTCCTCGTCGGGCGGACAGACAAACCCCCAGCTTTCGAATATTGGTCCGGGATTGTTGGGCATTGCCTGGGAAGACGGGCGTGTGTCGGGAAAAACCCGTGCCTATGCCCAGATCATCGACAACACGGGTAAGAAATCCTGGGCAGCCGATGGCGTTGCCGTTACCAATCGTGCGGGCAGCCATGCCACGCCCTTCGTTATCCCCGACGGCAACGGTGGCATCATCGTCTCATGGGAGGACCAGACCACAAGCATCATTGAGAGCGACATTTTCGCGCAGCGGATTTCGTCGGCAGGTGCGTTGCTCTGGTCCAACGCAGGTGTGGCCGTCGGCACGGCTGGACGCATGCAGACTTACCCGTGGATGTGCAGCGATGGCGCTGGCGGCGCTATCATCGCGTGGGAGGATTACCGGCTCTCATTCTCGAATCCGGATATTTACGCTTCCAGAATACTCGCCGACGGGAGCTTTCCGCTCGAGGCACCGACACTCGCCCTTTCCTCCAGAATGGTGGATTTCGGTACGGTCAGCGTTGGTTTTTCCTCGACCAGGAACATCACGCTCACCAACACGGGCGACCTTCCGTTGAACATCGCTTCCATAACATCGAGCCATCCACAGTTCACGATGACGCCGGACAACACTACCATTCCCCCGAACGGGGATGTCGAAGCAGTGCTGCGCTTCGTCCCAACATCCAAGGGCACTCTCAACGGCGCCATCGTTGTCGAGAGCAATTCCATCCATAGTCCGGATACGATTTTCGTCACCGGGAAAGCGACCGCAACTCCGGCGATCGAAGTGGACAAGCGTTCGTGGAATTTCGGCAGCGTGCCCATCGGAACGCGCAAGTCCACAGTATTGAATATCTCGAATCCTGGAAACGATACGCTTGTCATTTCGAGTATCACCGCGAGCAATCCCGTGTTTACCGTCGCCATCGCGTCACATGTACTTCTGCCCGGCGCCGCGTTCAGCGACACCGTGTATTTCTCGCCGACGGTGCCGGGTCCCGCTTCCGGCGAGCTCACAGTGACAAGCAACGCGCCGACATCTCCGACACTCGTATCTCTTTCAGGGACCGGGAGCGAAGCGACCGTCGTGACGCTGACCATCGATCCCGGGGCGATCACGTTTGGCGATGTTGATCTCGGTTCGCACAGAGATACGACAGTCACGATCACGAACACAGGCAACGACACCTTGCGCATCTCGGCGTTCACATGCTCCGATTCGCGTTTTACGCTCGAGTCGCCTCTGGCGCACATCGCACCGTCCGCTACCAGGGACTTTACGTTGCGGTTCACTCCCGACATGATCGGCCCGGTCAGTTCCGTATTCATCGTGACCAGCAATGCCGTGTCCGCCGCGGACAGCATTGTGGTACAGGGCACCGGTAAGGAGGTCGTGTCGGTACGGCCGACGCATGAGCTGCCGGGCGCGTTCGCGCTGCACCCGAATGTGCCGAATCCCTTCACTTCCGTCACAAGCATTCCGTACGAGTTGGGGATATTCGCTCCCGTGCGCCTCACTGTGCATGACGCCCTCGGTCGGGTCACGGCGGTGTTGGTGGACGAAGCAAAGGGTCCTGGCGTCTACTCCGCACAATGGTCACCCGCGCAGGCCGTGCCCGGTGTGTACTTTCTCGTGCTGCGTGTCGGGACGGAAGTGCGCTGTCAGCGGATGTTGTACATGAGATAA